One stretch of Zhihengliuella flava DNA includes these proteins:
- a CDS encoding FKBP-type peptidyl-prolyl cis-trans isomerase produces MRKLLSAVAIASIVALAGCGSTEGRTVGNAEPLASVTATASSEDLTPPEVSFDTPLTATEAGARVVAEGDGEEISEGQNVFINVAGYNAEDGELLGHDFDQDPQALPVDDVMQEQLPMMYEVLLGTTVGSLIAYIPDPDTAAPEPSEDSSGAASEPATASQVLILQVQRAEDIPEPSPTLSEDEVSELEDAGALPTVEFVDGVPEITIPEDTEAPDGLAVQVLEEGDGREVTAEDEVTAHYYGVRWEDGERFDGSYESGEPVPFALNQVIPGWTQGLAGQKVGSTVTLTIPTDLAYGEDAEAMGRPAGPLVFVVEIVDATGPADAE; encoded by the coding sequence GTGCGCAAGCTACTCTCCGCCGTCGCCATCGCCTCCATTGTGGCGCTGGCTGGTTGCGGCAGCACCGAAGGCCGCACCGTCGGCAACGCGGAACCGCTCGCCTCCGTGACGGCAACGGCCAGCAGCGAAGACCTGACACCGCCGGAGGTTTCTTTTGACACCCCGCTGACGGCCACGGAGGCTGGCGCGCGCGTCGTCGCTGAGGGGGACGGCGAAGAGATCTCCGAGGGGCAGAACGTCTTCATCAATGTCGCCGGATACAATGCCGAGGACGGCGAACTGCTGGGCCACGATTTCGATCAGGATCCCCAAGCGCTGCCCGTCGACGACGTCATGCAGGAACAGCTGCCGATGATGTACGAGGTCCTGCTGGGGACCACGGTCGGTTCCCTCATTGCTTACATTCCGGACCCGGACACTGCAGCGCCCGAGCCGTCGGAGGATTCATCCGGCGCGGCCTCGGAGCCGGCCACCGCGTCACAGGTGCTGATCCTGCAGGTCCAGCGGGCCGAGGACATCCCCGAGCCGTCGCCCACGCTGAGCGAGGACGAGGTGTCCGAGCTCGAGGACGCCGGGGCACTCCCGACGGTGGAGTTTGTCGACGGCGTCCCGGAAATCACGATTCCCGAGGATACCGAGGCCCCTGACGGGCTGGCCGTTCAGGTCCTGGAAGAGGGCGATGGCCGCGAGGTCACCGCGGAGGACGAGGTCACAGCTCACTATTACGGTGTGCGGTGGGAAGACGGTGAGCGCTTCGACGGTTCCTACGAAAGCGGGGAGCCGGTTCCGTTCGCACTGAACCAGGTTATTCCGGGCTGGACTCAGGGCCTAGCCGGGCAGAAGGTTGGTTCCACGGTCACCCTGACCATCCCGACCGACCTTGCCTATGGCGAGGATGCCGAGGCCATGGGGCGCCCAGCTGGCCCCCTCGTGTTCGTCGTGGAGATTGTCGACGCGACGGGCCCCGCCGACGCCGAGTAA
- the pafA gene encoding Pup--protein ligase, whose translation MDRRVYGLETEFGLTYAPREGGRLMPEEVAKYLFRHVIDYGRSSNIFLTNGARLYLDVGSHPEYASAECDSLTDLICQDVAGEQIMHDLALRAERALAADGYDGDVYLFKNNTDSAGNSYGCHENFLIPRRVEFARLAEILIPFLVTRQLFTGAGGIATVDGQRQWVFSQRADHLWEGVSSATTRSRPIINTRDEPHADAQHYRRLHIISGDSTMSQTTQLAKIGATDLLLRMIEAGVPLRDYSIAHPTQAIRDVSHDTTGRAQIELASGRRMTALELQRIFYDRAVAFVAAEGAHHDQLERVLDLWGRSLDAVESGDGTSVATEIDWAIKHQVLSRYAERNQLSVDHPRMAQLDLAYHDVHPERGLFHLLERRGAAQTVVDRDAVARAVTTPPLSTRAKLRGEFVRAARAAGRDFTVDWVHFRLDDDRGRTVAVKDPLSAQNDAVSALIDSIEAT comes from the coding sequence GTGGATCGCCGCGTCTATGGCCTAGAGACGGAATTCGGCCTGACCTACGCGCCACGCGAGGGCGGACGGCTGATGCCGGAGGAGGTGGCCAAGTACCTCTTCCGCCACGTCATCGACTATGGACGCAGCTCAAACATCTTCCTCACCAATGGGGCTCGTCTCTATCTCGACGTCGGGTCGCACCCCGAGTACGCCAGCGCCGAATGTGACTCGTTGACGGACCTCATCTGTCAGGACGTCGCGGGGGAGCAGATCATGCATGATCTGGCCCTCCGCGCTGAGCGGGCGCTCGCAGCTGACGGGTACGACGGCGACGTCTACCTCTTCAAGAACAACACCGATTCAGCGGGAAATTCTTACGGCTGCCACGAAAATTTCCTCATTCCGCGCAGGGTTGAGTTCGCTCGCCTCGCTGAGATCCTCATCCCTTTCCTCGTCACCCGGCAGCTGTTCACCGGCGCGGGCGGGATAGCCACCGTGGACGGGCAGCGACAATGGGTTTTTTCGCAGCGGGCCGATCACCTCTGGGAGGGCGTCTCCAGCGCCACAACTCGCTCCCGGCCCATTATCAACACCCGCGACGAGCCCCATGCTGACGCCCAGCACTACCGGCGCCTGCACATCATTTCCGGGGACTCAACGATGTCCCAAACAACGCAGCTGGCCAAGATCGGTGCGACCGATCTGCTCTTGCGCATGATCGAGGCGGGGGTTCCGCTGCGGGATTACTCGATCGCCCATCCCACCCAGGCCATACGCGACGTTTCTCACGACACGACGGGCCGCGCCCAGATCGAGCTGGCCTCGGGTCGCCGCATGACCGCGCTGGAACTCCAGCGAATCTTTTACGATCGAGCCGTTGCGTTCGTCGCTGCCGAAGGCGCCCATCACGATCAGCTTGAGCGCGTGCTGGACCTCTGGGGGCGCAGCCTCGACGCGGTCGAATCCGGCGATGGCACGTCCGTAGCCACTGAAATCGATTGGGCGATCAAGCACCAGGTACTCAGTCGCTACGCGGAGCGAAACCAGCTCAGCGTGGATCACCCGCGCATGGCCCAACTCGATTTGGCGTATCACGACGTGCATCCGGAACGCGGGCTGTTTCATCTCTTGGAGCGTCGCGGCGCGGCGCAGACCGTGGTGGACCGAGACGCCGTCGCACGGGCCGTAACGACTCCACCGCTTTCGACCCGCGCCAAGCTGCGCGGCGAATTTGTCCGGGCAGCGCGGGCCGCTGGGCGCGACTTCACGGTGGACTGGGTCCACTTTCGATTAGACGACGACCGCGGCCGGACGGTCGCCGTCAAGGATCCGTTGAGCGCCCAGAACGACGCCGTCAGCGCGCTGATCGATTCGATCGAGGCAACCTGA
- a CDS encoding ubiquitin-like protein Pup, translated as MSQHQHHQQQGRAQHEQQQEQHVDAPAGNSAQAQAHLNEVDDLLDEIDGVLATNAEEFVKGFVQKGGQ; from the coding sequence ATGAGCCAGCATCAACACCACCAGCAGCAAGGACGCGCCCAGCACGAGCAACAGCAAGAACAGCACGTTGACGCACCAGCGGGGAATTCGGCACAGGCGCAAGCCCACCTCAACGAAGTCGACGATTTGCTCGACGAGATCGACGGCGTCCTCGCGACCAATGCCGAGGAGTTCGTCAAGGGCTTCGTGCAGAAAGGCGGCCAGTAA